In the Caldisericia bacterium genome, TTAATTTCTCTTTTTAAAAATACTTTCTCAACTCTTGTTAACCTAACTCCAATTGATGTAGTCTCACTAAAAATTAGATCAATTAAGTTATTTTTATCTTTCTCTTCACATAAAATTGAGATTTTATAAGATGGTCTGTTCTTTTTCATATAAATTGGGGTAAAAAATACATCAAGGGCACCTAAAGAAAATGCTTTATCAATTATATATCCAAAAATTTGAGGATTCATATCATCAATATTTGTTTCTATAAGTGTATTGAAATCTTTTAAATAAAAATCATAAAGTTCTCCAATAAAAACTCTTAAGATATTTGGAATTTCAAAATCTTTTTTTCCAAGACCATATCCAATTTTTTCTATTTTCATAGAAGGTAAATCACCAAATGATGTACTAAGAGTTGTTATAATAGCTGCGCCAGTTGGAGTTGTAATTTCACCTTTGATTCCATTTGAAAATATTGGAACTCCTTTAAGAATTTCTATAGTTGCTGGTGCTGGGATAGGTAAAACTCCGTGATGAGTTTTTACAAATCCACTTCCAACAGGAACTGGAGATGAATAAACTTTTTCAACATTTAATAATCTTAATCCAATAACACTTCCAACGATATCAATAATTGAATCTAATCCCCCTAATTCATGAAGGTGAACTTCTTCAAATTTTTCATTTTCTGTTAATTTTATATTTTTACTCAAATTTTTTACTTCTTTTAGATATTTATATTTTTTAATCAACACATTTCTATTAAATCAATCCCTTTTCTTTCAGTGAGAGTATCAGAAATATTAATTTTAAAATCTGTTCCATAAATTCCATTTTTTTCTTTTTTTGTTATTTCAATCTCAAATCCAGTTAAATACAGTTTATCTATTTCTTTTTTCCATGTTGAATAATCAAGACCTAAATCAAAAAGTGCTCCTAAAATCATATCTCCACTTATGCCATTAAATAGATCAAAATAGATAATTTTCACTCTTCTTCACCAATTTTATTTATTAAACTTGCAAAAAAGCCAGCTCCAAAACCATTATCAATATTTACAACAGCAACTCCAGGTGAACATGAGTTAAGCATTGTTAAGAGGGGGGCAAGACCATTAAAATTAGCACCATAACCAATACTTGTAGGAACAGCAATTACTGGAACTTTAACTAAACCTCCAATAACACTTGGAAGAACACCATCCATTCCAGCAACAACTATTAAAACTTTTGCTTCTTTTATTTTTTGAAGATTATCAATTACTCTATGAAGACCTGCAACACCTATATCATAAATTTTTTCTACATTATTCCCCATAATTTTTGCTGTTTCATAAGCTTCTTCAGCAACTGGAATATCTGTTGTTCCAGCAGTAAGAATTATAATTTTTCCTTTAGGTTTTAACTCTTCTTCGCAAATTGAAATAGTTCTTCCAAGTGGGTTATATTGAGCGCTTTTTATTTTTTCTTTTACAAGTTTAAAAAGATTTTCATTACCTCTTGTTGCAAGAACTCTTTTCGACTTTTCATAAAGTTTTAATATAATATTTAATGCATCTTCATCTCTCTTTCTTTCACAAAATACAACCTCTGGAAAACCTTTTCTTATTTCTCTAAAATGGTCTATTTTAGCAAAACCAAGGTCTTCATAAGGGAGTTTCATGAGATCTTCTAAAGTCTCCTCAATTGATAATTTGTTTTCTTTAAAATCAGTTAGTAATTTTTTAAGTTTTTCTAAATCCACTTAAACTTTTCCTCAACCTTCTCTTTTTTATATCCTTCTAAATCAATAAGAGTTCCTTTAAACCCTATATCTTTAAACTTTTTAGTAATTTTTTCTAAATTTTTATAAATTATATCAATTTCATTAAGTAAAACTTCAATTTTTGCATATTCATTCATAATTCTAACCCTAACTAAAGAAATACCTAAACTTTTTAAATAATTCTCGCTTTCTTCTATCATTTTTAAT is a window encoding:
- the larC gene encoding nickel pincer cofactor biosynthesis protein LarC; translation: MIKKYKYLKEVKNLSKNIKLTENEKFEEVHLHELGGLDSIIDIVGSVIGLRLLNVEKVYSSPVPVGSGFVKTHHGVLPIPAPATIEILKGVPIFSNGIKGEITTPTGAAIITTLSTSFGDLPSMKIEKIGYGLGKKDFEIPNILRVFIGELYDFYLKDFNTLIETNIDDMNPQIFGYIIDKAFSLGALDVFFTPIYMKKNRPSYKISILCEEKDKNNLIDLIFSETTSIGVRLTRVEKVFLKREIKELETELGKIRIKISYFKGEKKITPEYDDIKKIAEEKNLPIVKIYSIIEKELNKINL
- a CDS encoding LarC family nickel insertion protein, translated to MKIIYFDLFNGISGDMILGALFDLGLDYSTWKKEIDKLYLTGFEIEITKKEKNGIYGTDFKINISDTLTERKGIDLIEMC
- the larB gene encoding nickel pincer cofactor biosynthesis protein LarB, with translation MDLEKLKKLLTDFKENKLSIEETLEDLMKLPYEDLGFAKIDHFREIRKGFPEVVFCERKRDEDALNIILKLYEKSKRVLATRGNENLFKLVKEKIKSAQYNPLGRTISICEEELKPKGKIIILTAGTTDIPVAEEAYETAKIMGNNVEKIYDIGVAGLHRVIDNLQKIKEAKVLIVVAGMDGVLPSVIGGLVKVPVIAVPTSIGYGANFNGLAPLLTMLNSCSPGVAVVNIDNGFGAGFFASLINKIGEEE